The following are encoded together in the Bradyrhizobium algeriense genome:
- a CDS encoding TAXI family TRAP transporter solute-binding subunit, with amino-acid sequence MIHRLKAFAPIALAGVSLLASPAHSQDVKLPPTMVVTAYDTGTAGFNIAVGVGKMMKDKYGTDVRVLPAGNDVARLAPLRAKRAAMSAMGSGSYFAQEGVFEFGTKEWGPQALQLVLSTVDCNGASLGVAKDSGVTEIKQLKGKRVGFVVGSPALNQNALAVLAFGDLKQSDVKVVEFSSYGAMWKGMVNNDIDAAFATTITGPAKELETSPRGIIWPPLPASDKAGWERVKKVGSFFFPHVATCGAGITKDKPVELGNYPYPIFVSYGSLGADEVYAITKAMITGYDAYKDSAPGAGGLAADRQTKNWVVPVHPGAAKALKEAGQWSDEQEAHNKGLLKRQQVLAAAWTDFNKSSPPSDDKAFLDGWMKARAAALTKASMPNGFE; translated from the coding sequence ATGATTCATCGGTTGAAGGCGTTCGCGCCAATTGCCCTTGCGGGCGTCTCGCTGCTCGCCTCGCCGGCCCATTCCCAAGACGTCAAGCTGCCGCCGACCATGGTCGTCACCGCCTATGACACCGGAACGGCCGGCTTCAACATCGCCGTAGGCGTCGGCAAGATGATGAAGGACAAATACGGCACCGATGTCCGCGTGCTGCCCGCCGGCAACGACGTGGCGCGACTGGCACCGTTGCGCGCCAAGCGTGCGGCCATGTCCGCGATGGGCTCCGGCAGCTATTTCGCCCAGGAAGGCGTGTTCGAATTCGGCACCAAGGAATGGGGTCCGCAAGCCCTGCAACTGGTGCTGTCGACCGTCGATTGCAACGGCGCTTCGCTCGGGGTCGCCAAGGATAGCGGCGTGACCGAGATCAAGCAGCTCAAGGGCAAGCGCGTCGGCTTCGTGGTCGGTTCGCCGGCGCTGAACCAGAACGCACTCGCGGTCCTGGCGTTCGGTGACCTCAAGCAAAGCGACGTCAAGGTCGTCGAGTTCTCGAGCTATGGCGCGATGTGGAAGGGCATGGTCAACAACGACATCGATGCCGCCTTCGCCACCACCATCACCGGCCCTGCCAAGGAGCTCGAGACATCGCCGCGCGGCATCATCTGGCCGCCGCTGCCCGCCAGCGACAAGGCCGGCTGGGAGCGCGTGAAAAAGGTTGGCTCGTTCTTCTTCCCGCACGTCGCGACCTGCGGTGCCGGCATCACCAAGGACAAGCCGGTCGAGCTCGGCAACTACCCCTATCCGATCTTCGTGTCATACGGATCGCTGGGCGCCGACGAGGTCTATGCCATCACCAAGGCGATGATCACGGGCTACGACGCTTACAAGGATTCCGCGCCGGGCGCGGGCGGCCTTGCCGCCGACCGCCAGACCAAGAACTGGGTGGTCCCGGTTCATCCGGGCGCAGCCAAGGCTCTGAAGGAAGCCGGACAGTGGAGCGACGAACAGGAAGCCCATAACAAGGGGTTGCTCAAGCGCCAGCAGGTATTGGCGGCGGCATGGACCGACTTCAACAAGTCCAGTCCGCCATCGGACGACAAGGCGTTTCTCGATGGCTGGATGAAGGCGCGCGCTGCGGCGCTGACCAAAGCCAGCATGCCGAACGGCTTTGAATAA
- a CDS encoding acyl-CoA carboxylase subunit beta, protein MNWKPELDELARREAFAREMGGVDKVKRQHDQGRLTVRERIDGLIDKNSFHEIGAISGIAEYDDNSELKHLTPANCVFGRGKIDGRTVVVVGDDFTVRGGSADASISAKPLMAEEMAHDFRLPIIRVIEGSGGGGSVKTIETRGAANLPGGVGGTRWYWFTIANMARVPVVALGLGSVAGLGAARLAASHYSVMTRNSAMFVAGPPVVKRLGQDLTKQELGGAEIQTRAGGVDDAVDTEEEAFERARRFLSYLPSSVYDLPPTTPCADDPERAEESLLKAVPRNRRQVYKMRPIIDAVVDKGSFFEVNANFGRPVITGLARLEGRAVLLLASDPYHYGGSWTAEACQKVVRWVDFAETFHLPVVYLMDCPGFMIGLEAEKSATIRHGVRAMAAVNQSTVPWCTIIVRNAFGVAGVVHQPANRYSMRYAWPSAYWGSLPLEGGIEAAYRADIDGSDDPAAKLKEIEDRLNKLRSPFRSAEKFWVEEVIDPRKTRSLLCEFARLAEPIRTVGPPTNMSTRP, encoded by the coding sequence ATGAATTGGAAGCCGGAGCTCGACGAGCTCGCTCGGCGCGAAGCGTTCGCGCGCGAGATGGGAGGCGTTGACAAGGTCAAGCGCCAGCATGACCAGGGCCGGCTCACGGTTCGTGAGCGCATCGACGGACTGATCGACAAGAATTCCTTCCACGAGATCGGCGCGATTTCCGGCATCGCCGAATACGACGACAACAGCGAACTCAAGCACCTGACGCCGGCCAACTGCGTGTTCGGCCGCGGCAAGATCGACGGCCGCACCGTAGTCGTGGTCGGCGACGATTTCACTGTGCGCGGCGGTTCGGCCGACGCCTCGATCTCGGCCAAGCCGCTGATGGCCGAGGAAATGGCGCATGATTTTCGCCTGCCGATCATTCGCGTGATCGAAGGCTCGGGCGGCGGCGGCTCGGTGAAGACGATTGAAACGCGCGGGGCTGCCAATCTGCCCGGCGGGGTCGGCGGCACACGCTGGTACTGGTTCACGATTGCCAACATGGCGCGCGTGCCGGTGGTGGCCCTCGGCCTCGGTTCGGTCGCAGGCCTTGGCGCGGCGCGGCTTGCCGCCAGCCATTATTCGGTCATGACCAGGAATTCCGCGATGTTTGTCGCAGGTCCGCCGGTCGTGAAGCGGCTCGGCCAGGATCTGACCAAGCAGGAGCTCGGCGGCGCCGAGATCCAGACCCGCGCCGGCGGCGTCGACGATGCCGTGGACACCGAGGAGGAGGCGTTCGAACGCGCCAGGCGCTTTCTGTCCTATCTGCCGTCCTCGGTGTACGACCTGCCGCCGACCACGCCTTGTGCCGACGATCCGGAGCGCGCGGAAGAATCGCTGTTGAAGGCGGTGCCGCGCAATCGCCGCCAGGTCTACAAGATGCGCCCGATCATCGACGCCGTGGTCGACAAGGGCTCGTTCTTCGAGGTCAACGCCAATTTCGGCCGCCCGGTCATTACCGGGCTCGCCCGGCTCGAAGGCCGCGCCGTGCTGCTGCTGGCGAGCGATCCCTACCACTACGGCGGATCGTGGACGGCGGAGGCGTGCCAGAAGGTGGTGCGCTGGGTCGACTTCGCAGAGACCTTCCATCTGCCGGTGGTTTATCTGATGGATTGCCCCGGCTTCATGATCGGGCTCGAGGCCGAGAAGTCGGCGACCATCCGTCACGGCGTGCGCGCGATGGCGGCGGTCAACCAGTCGACCGTGCCCTGGTGCACTATCATCGTGCGCAACGCATTCGGCGTGGCGGGTGTCGTGCACCAGCCGGCCAACCGCTATTCGATGCGCTACGCCTGGCCGTCGGCCTATTGGGGCTCGCTGCCGCTGGAAGGCGGCATCGAGGCGGCCTACCGCGCCGACATCGATGGTTCAGATGATCCGGCCGCGAAGCTGAAGGAGATCGAGGATCGCCTCAACAAGCTGCGCTCGCCGTTTCGTTCGGCCGAGAAATTCTGGGTCGAGGAGGTGATCGATCCCCGCAAGACGCGTTCGCTGTTGTGCGAATTCGCGCGATTGGCGGAGCCAATCCGAACCGTGGGTCCGCCAACCAATATGTCGACGCGGCCGTAG
- a CDS encoding MFS transporter: MISNWLSAALARRNIHYGWVMVAVTFLTALISAGTVGAPGVFIVPLQKEFGWTTAEISSALSIRFILFGLMAPFAAALMNRYGLRNVTLLALLIVVSGLVASLAMTQVWQLMLLWGVVIGLGTGMTALVLGATIAARWFAARRGLVVGILTASVATGQLAFLPLLASLTETYGWRIALALVCVMLGVAAFAVLMVMRDRPSDVGLRPFGDEGTEPLPALPPNTTPIMAAALGTLRDASKSGVFWILFATFFICGASTNGLVQVHLIPMCLDFGIPQVQAASLLAAMGIFDFVGTIVSGWLSDRYDNRWLLFWYYGLRGLSLLFLPFTDFSFYGLSLFAVFYGLDWIATVPPTVRLTAQRFGPERANLVFGWIFAGHQLGAGVAAFGAGLSRTALQTYLPAFFVAGALCVVAALIVLAISRPKPVAA; this comes from the coding sequence ATGATCTCGAACTGGCTGTCAGCCGCTCTCGCCCGCCGCAACATCCACTACGGCTGGGTGATGGTCGCCGTGACCTTTCTCACCGCCCTGATCTCCGCCGGCACGGTCGGCGCTCCCGGCGTCTTCATCGTGCCCCTGCAGAAGGAATTCGGCTGGACCACGGCGGAGATTTCCTCGGCGCTGTCGATCCGCTTCATCCTGTTCGGGCTGATGGCGCCCTTCGCCGCCGCGCTGATGAACCGCTACGGCCTGCGCAACGTCACGCTGTTGGCGCTGCTGATCGTCGTATCCGGCCTCGTCGCATCGCTGGCGATGACGCAGGTCTGGCAGTTGATGCTGCTGTGGGGCGTGGTGATCGGGCTCGGCACCGGCATGACGGCGCTGGTGCTGGGGGCTACGATTGCCGCGCGCTGGTTTGCGGCGCGGCGCGGGCTTGTGGTCGGCATCCTCACCGCGAGCGTTGCGACCGGGCAGCTTGCCTTCCTGCCACTCTTGGCGAGCCTGACCGAAACCTATGGCTGGCGGATCGCGCTGGCGCTGGTCTGCGTGATGCTGGGCGTGGCCGCCTTCGCCGTGCTGATGGTCATGCGCGACCGTCCGAGCGACGTCGGCTTGCGGCCGTTCGGCGACGAAGGCACCGAGCCGCTGCCGGCGCTCCCGCCGAACACCACGCCGATCATGGCGGCAGCGCTCGGCACCCTGCGCGACGCCTCGAAGTCGGGCGTGTTCTGGATCCTGTTCGCCACCTTCTTCATCTGCGGCGCCTCGACCAACGGTCTGGTCCAGGTTCACCTGATTCCGATGTGCCTTGATTTCGGTATTCCGCAGGTGCAGGCGGCGAGCCTGCTCGCGGCGATGGGCATTTTCGATTTCGTCGGCACCATCGTCTCGGGCTGGCTGTCGGACCGCTACGACAATCGCTGGCTCCTGTTCTGGTATTACGGGCTGCGCGGCCTGTCGCTGTTGTTCCTGCCCTTCACCGACTTCTCGTTCTATGGCCTGTCGCTGTTTGCGGTATTCTATGGGCTCGACTGGATCGCGACCGTGCCGCCCACGGTGCGGCTCACCGCGCAACGCTTCGGTCCCGAACGCGCCAATCTCGTGTTCGGCTGGATTTTTGCCGGCCATCAGCTCGGCGCGGGCGTTGCGGCCTTCGGCGCCGGCCTGTCGCGGACGGCGCTCCAGACCTACCTGCCGGCCTTCTTCGTCGCCGGTGCGCTCTGTGTGGTGGCGGCGCTGATTGTGCTGGCGATCTCGCGGCCGAAGCCGGTGGCGGCGTGA
- a CDS encoding TRAP transporter permease produces the protein MSPSASDSVIAPTQRIEFDDPHANMQEAEVTRVRTLRGAWRWALVVATAVTILLCINQQFSLRFFLGYTQLNTEYFYLLIALMLPFTFLIFPGAESSPLDRIPWYDILLFVVTFACAILLMRSVRKAAEAGWEFGGAPTPVIVAGVIMWAVLMEALRRTGGWSLLLSVLPFTVYPLFADATWLGPFRGTQSTLEQATSYHVLSGESLLGIPIQAFADTVIGFLVFGTALMMTGAGKFFINIAFALCGTFRGGAAKVCIFASGLLGMMSGSIISNVLTAGTMTIPVMKKSGFRASYAAAIEACASTGAVLAPPVMGATAFVIAQFLNVSYADVALAAIIPAALYYIGLFMQVDSYAARHGLKGIPRSELPKVWDTIKEGWYYIFVIALLIVMLLYFKRESHAPFYATALLLVLNQIFSKDTRWTPATISKFLEVNGRTFVELVGILAGCGLLIGAFSMTGVVSSLANDLLRIAGDNALLLLVMCAFTSLVLGLGLTTTACYIFLAILVAPALEKLGLNRMAVHMFIFYWGMLSSITPPVAIASFAAAGIAGSPAMKTGWESMWVGSIIYFIPFFFVLNPALVLQGPSPYLEGLGLMALAGFGTLFICGGIQGYQAFVGDLRGAGALEWPLRVLLVIGGFVIATPGGGIMPLAQWQVTSLGLAILIPTVLTALVLVRRQTLAPSQLRAP, from the coding sequence ATGTCACCTTCTGCGAGCGATAGCGTAATCGCGCCGACACAACGAATTGAATTCGACGACCCGCATGCCAACATGCAGGAAGCCGAAGTCACACGCGTGCGCACGCTGCGAGGGGCGTGGCGCTGGGCGTTGGTGGTCGCGACCGCGGTCACCATCCTTTTGTGCATCAACCAGCAATTCTCGTTACGCTTCTTCCTCGGCTATACGCAGCTCAACACCGAGTATTTCTATCTGCTGATCGCGCTGATGCTGCCGTTCACGTTCCTGATCTTTCCGGGAGCCGAGAGTTCGCCGCTGGATCGAATTCCCTGGTACGACATCCTGCTGTTCGTCGTCACCTTCGCCTGCGCCATCCTCCTGATGCGCAGCGTCCGCAAGGCGGCAGAAGCCGGCTGGGAATTCGGCGGTGCGCCGACGCCCGTCATTGTCGCCGGCGTCATCATGTGGGCGGTGCTGATGGAGGCATTGCGGCGCACAGGCGGCTGGAGCCTGTTGCTGAGCGTGCTGCCGTTTACGGTTTATCCGCTGTTCGCCGACGCCACGTGGCTGGGACCGTTCCGCGGCACGCAATCGACGCTCGAACAGGCGACCTCCTATCACGTGCTGTCGGGCGAAAGCCTGCTCGGCATCCCGATCCAGGCCTTTGCCGACACCGTGATCGGCTTTCTGGTGTTCGGCACCGCGCTGATGATGACGGGCGCCGGCAAATTCTTCATCAACATCGCCTTTGCGCTGTGCGGCACCTTCCGCGGCGGCGCCGCGAAGGTCTGCATCTTCGCCTCCGGCCTGCTCGGCATGATGTCCGGATCGATTATCTCCAACGTGCTGACCGCGGGCACCATGACGATTCCGGTCATGAAGAAGAGCGGCTTTCGCGCCTCCTATGCCGCCGCGATCGAAGCCTGCGCGTCGACCGGCGCGGTGCTGGCACCGCCGGTGATGGGGGCGACCGCGTTCGTAATCGCGCAGTTCCTCAACGTCAGCTACGCCGACGTCGCGCTCGCCGCGATCATTCCGGCGGCGCTGTATTACATCGGCCTGTTCATGCAGGTGGATTCCTATGCCGCGCGCCACGGGCTGAAGGGCATTCCGCGGTCCGAGCTGCCGAAGGTCTGGGACACCATCAAGGAGGGCTGGTACTATATTTTCGTCATCGCGCTCCTGATCGTGATGCTGCTGTATTTCAAGCGCGAGAGCCACGCGCCGTTCTACGCGACGGCGCTGCTGCTGGTACTGAACCAGATATTCTCCAAGGATACGCGCTGGACGCCTGCGACTATCAGCAAGTTCCTCGAGGTCAACGGACGCACCTTCGTCGAGCTGGTCGGCATCCTGGCTGGCTGCGGGCTTCTGATCGGCGCGTTTTCAATGACCGGCGTGGTTTCCAGCCTCGCCAACGATCTGCTGCGGATCGCCGGCGACAATGCATTGCTGCTGCTCGTGATGTGCGCCTTCACCAGCCTCGTTCTCGGGCTTGGACTGACGACGACGGCCTGCTACATCTTTCTCGCCATCCTGGTGGCGCCCGCGCTGGAAAAACTCGGCCTCAACCGCATGGCCGTGCACATGTTCATCTTCTACTGGGGCATGCTGTCCTCGATCACGCCGCCAGTCGCCATCGCCTCCTTTGCCGCAGCCGGCATAGCCGGCTCGCCGGCGATGAAGACGGGATGGGAGTCGATGTGGGTCGGCAGCATCATCTATTTCATCCCGTTCTTCTTCGTGCTGAACCCGGCGCTGGTGCTGCAGGGACCAAGCCCGTATCTGGAGGGGCTCGGGCTGATGGCGCTGGCGGGTTTCGGCACACTGTTCATCTGCGGTGGCATCCAGGGCTATCAGGCGTTTGTCGGCGACCTAAGGGGTGCCGGCGCGCTGGAATGGCCGCTGCGGGTATTGCTCGTGATCGGTGGCTTCGTCATCGCCACGCCTGGCGGCGGTATCATGCCGCTCGCGCAATGGCAGGTCACCTCTCTTGGATTGGCGATCCTGATCCCGACCGTTCTCACCGCGCTGGTGCTGGTACGGCGGCAGACCTTGGCGCCGAGCCAGTTGCGCGCACCCTGA
- the glsA gene encoding glutaminase A gives MKQSPPPLNAGPAAWTSSKPPLLRFLNACHADFTPESSGAVADYIPELGKADPSHFGISLATLDGHVYEVGDTQIPFTIQSMSKPFVFALALDTLGAARVESVIGVEPSGDPFNSIRLNAENHPFNPMVNAGAIACSGLIHEAKGDAAFDYIRQALGRFAGRDLDVDDAVYASESTTGDRNRAIGYLLRTNAVIKDNVAAVLEVYFRQCAILVTARDIAVMAATLANRGINPVTGEQVLTPYAISRTLSVMTSSGMYDYAGEWIYRIGIPAKSGVGGGILAALPARLGLGSYSPKLDKHGNSVRGIKVCEALSSHYDLHMLNRSDDARNSIIADYDIGNSPSRRVRRAQEQNILAAHHQDVRVIELVGTLSFSNVDYVSRQLAAKPRPQLVIFDLRRVTAMTRAGTRLLAEEFRELAAHHVTVILSGIRRSSPEWKMIGEWTEGLSNIRNYYLLDAAIEWAEDQVVYRYGGAIDFFEATELSEQALLAGLTDEELTDLASLASIRTYQASEKIIAAGDPATSVFFLRSGVVHVTLPDGIRLATLTAGMPFGEMALLEPRRSADVFADMAATAYEVPLRDFERFRKQHPRAGERIMRNLAQLLADRLILANAKVNLLTPS, from the coding sequence ATGAAACAATCGCCTCCTCCGCTTAACGCCGGCCCCGCTGCCTGGACCAGCTCGAAACCGCCCTTGCTGCGGTTCCTGAACGCCTGCCACGCGGATTTCACGCCCGAGAGCAGCGGCGCGGTCGCCGATTACATCCCCGAACTCGGCAAGGCCGACCCTTCCCATTTCGGCATCAGCCTCGCCACCCTCGACGGCCATGTCTATGAGGTCGGCGACACCCAGATCCCCTTCACCATCCAGTCGATGTCGAAACCGTTCGTGTTCGCGCTGGCGCTGGATACGCTGGGTGCGGCGCGGGTCGAGAGCGTGATCGGCGTCGAACCGTCGGGCGATCCTTTCAACTCGATACGCCTCAACGCTGAAAACCATCCCTTCAACCCAATGGTCAATGCCGGCGCGATCGCCTGCTCCGGCCTGATCCACGAGGCCAAGGGCGACGCCGCATTCGACTATATCAGGCAGGCGCTGGGCCGGTTTGCCGGGCGCGATCTCGACGTCGACGACGCGGTCTATGCCTCCGAAAGCACCACCGGCGACCGCAACCGCGCGATCGGCTATTTGCTGCGCACCAATGCCGTGATCAAAGACAACGTGGCTGCCGTGCTGGAGGTGTATTTCCGGCAATGCGCCATCCTGGTGACGGCGCGCGATATCGCCGTGATGGCTGCGACGCTGGCCAACCGCGGCATCAATCCCGTGACCGGCGAACAGGTGCTGACGCCGTATGCCATCTCCCGCACGCTCTCCGTCATGACGAGCTCCGGCATGTATGATTACGCCGGGGAATGGATCTACCGGATCGGCATTCCCGCCAAGAGCGGCGTCGGCGGCGGCATCCTCGCGGCGCTGCCGGCGCGGCTCGGGCTCGGCAGCTATTCGCCGAAACTCGACAAGCACGGCAACAGCGTGCGCGGCATCAAGGTCTGCGAGGCGCTGTCATCCCATTACGACCTGCATATGCTCAACCGCAGCGACGACGCCCGAAACAGCATTATCGCCGACTACGACATCGGCAACAGCCCGTCGCGACGGGTGCGGCGTGCGCAGGAACAGAACATCCTCGCCGCGCATCACCAGGACGTTCGCGTGATCGAGCTGGTCGGGACGCTGTCGTTCTCCAATGTCGATTATGTCTCGCGCCAGCTCGCGGCCAAGCCGCGGCCGCAGCTCGTCATCTTCGACCTGCGCCGCGTCACGGCCATGACCCGCGCCGGCACCCGCCTGCTCGCCGAGGAATTCCGCGAACTCGCTGCCCACCACGTCACCGTGATCCTGTCCGGCATCAGACGGTCGTCGCCGGAATGGAAGATGATCGGGGAATGGACGGAAGGCCTCAGCAACATCCGCAACTACTATTTGCTCGATGCCGCGATCGAATGGGCGGAAGACCAGGTGGTCTATCGTTACGGCGGCGCGATCGATTTCTTCGAGGCGACCGAACTTTCCGAACAGGCGCTGCTGGCCGGACTGACGGACGAGGAACTGACCGATCTCGCCTCGCTCGCTTCGATCCGGACCTATCAGGCGAGCGAAAAGATCATCGCAGCCGGCGATCCTGCGACCTCGGTGTTCTTTCTGCGGAGCGGCGTGGTGCATGTCACCCTGCCCGACGGCATCCGCTTGGCGACGCTGACGGCGGGAATGCCGTTCGGCGAAATGGCGCTATTGGAGCCGCGCCGCTCGGCTGACGTCTTCGCCGACATGGCCGCGACGGCTTATGAAGTCCCGCTGCGCGATTTCGAACGTTTCCGAAAGCAGCATCCGCGCGCCGGCGAGCGCATCATGCGCAATCTTGCGCAATTACTGGCCGACCGCCTGATCCTCGCCAACGCCAAGGTGAATCTGCTGACACCGAGTTAG
- a CDS encoding acetyl-CoA carboxylase biotin carboxyl carrier protein subunit — protein sequence MPDIKIVTEVAGRVCALPVTTGGNVSDGDEIAFVEAMKMEIPVTSTTAGRIKAILVKLDDVIAEGQVVAVIEA from the coding sequence ATGCCAGACATCAAGATCGTCACCGAAGTCGCCGGCCGCGTGTGCGCGCTTCCCGTCACAACCGGCGGAAATGTCAGCGACGGCGACGAGATTGCTTTCGTCGAAGCCATGAAGATGGAAATTCCGGTCACGTCGACGACGGCAGGAAGAATCAAGGCTATCCTGGTCAAACTCGACGACGTCATCGCTGAAGGACAGGTCGTCGCCGTCATCGAAGCTTAA
- a CDS encoding PaaI family thioesterase, giving the protein MTATETVDLFSFDTRRHRVVEWQAPGPVAKAASGMSGLETMCAIRDGILPPPPIARLIGFEMRVAESGRIVMELDPDESLENTIGLLHGAVAAALLDTAMGCAIATMQPAGQSSVTLDLKLTYLRPLSVRSGTVSAEGKVVKLGRQASYAEGFVRDGAGNLAVHATATFTMIGVEKAK; this is encoded by the coding sequence ATGACCGCGACCGAGACCGTCGATCTGTTTTCGTTCGACACGCGCAGGCATCGGGTGGTGGAGTGGCAGGCGCCGGGGCCGGTAGCGAAGGCGGCCTCCGGGATGTCCGGGCTGGAGACGATGTGCGCGATCCGCGACGGCATCCTGCCACCGCCGCCGATAGCCCGATTGATCGGCTTTGAGATGCGTGTCGCCGAGTCCGGACGGATCGTGATGGAACTCGACCCCGATGAAAGCCTGGAAAATACCATCGGACTGCTCCATGGCGCGGTGGCTGCGGCACTCCTGGATACCGCCATGGGTTGCGCCATCGCCACCATGCAGCCGGCCGGGCAGAGCTCGGTGACGCTCGACCTCAAGCTGACGTATTTGCGGCCACTGTCGGTACGATCAGGCACGGTCTCGGCGGAAGGCAAAGTGGTAAAACTCGGCCGCCAGGCCAGCTATGCCGAAGGCTTCGTCCGCGACGGCGCGGGCAATCTTGCGGTGCACGCGACTGCCACATTCACGATGATCGGCGTTGAAAAAGCGAAATAG
- a CDS encoding enoyl-CoA hydratase: MEMLNPHCGIDRDARGVVRLSICNAGSLNILSSAVTNGVREGFEKLAGDKSIRAVILAGQSEKSMIGGADIKEMARLDQKSAEAFITRLRDLCEAVRNFPAPVIARLPGWCLGGGLEVAAACDFRIAAHDAKFGMPEVRVGIPSVIHAALLPRLIGWGRARWLVMTAENIDAPTALAWGLVDVVAKENGIDAAVEHTVNALLECGPEALRAQKALLRQWEELPLTESVNLSVGVFGKSFLTGEPQRLMQGFLDRKK, encoded by the coding sequence ATGGAAATGCTCAATCCCCACTGCGGCATCGATCGCGACGCTCGAGGTGTCGTTCGCCTCTCGATCTGCAACGCAGGCTCTCTCAACATCCTCTCCTCCGCCGTCACCAACGGGGTTCGTGAAGGGTTTGAGAAACTCGCCGGCGACAAGAGCATTCGCGCGGTCATCCTCGCCGGCCAGAGCGAAAAGAGCATGATCGGCGGCGCCGACATCAAGGAGATGGCGCGTCTCGACCAGAAATCCGCGGAAGCCTTTATCACGCGGCTGCGCGACCTCTGCGAGGCCGTGCGCAACTTTCCGGCGCCCGTGATCGCGCGGTTGCCTGGATGGTGTCTCGGCGGCGGACTCGAAGTCGCCGCCGCCTGCGATTTCCGCATTGCCGCCCACGACGCTAAATTCGGCATGCCGGAGGTGCGTGTCGGCATCCCCTCGGTAATCCATGCCGCCCTACTGCCGCGGCTGATCGGCTGGGGCCGCGCCCGCTGGCTGGTCATGACAGCGGAAAACATCGACGCGCCCACCGCGCTCGCCTGGGGCCTGGTCGACGTGGTCGCGAAGGAAAATGGCATCGATGCCGCCGTCGAGCACACGGTGAACGCGCTGCTCGAATGCGGCCCGGAAGCGCTGCGCGCACAGAAGGCGCTGCTGCGCCAGTGGGAGGAACTGCCGCTGACCGAATCCGTCAACTTAAGCGTCGGCGTGTTCGGAAAGTCTTTCCTGACCGGCGAGCCGCAGCGGCTGATGCAGGGATTTCTCGACCGCAAGAAATAG
- a CDS encoding IclR family transcriptional regulator codes for MGRRSERLSKQGMLASDLAGEGDVIQVVSRAFDVLRCFEGHEARLGNLEISSRCGLPRSTVSRLTHTLTRMGQLVYLPRDQKYRIGPSAVAMSTSMMKGLQLRNLIRLRLQDVADQLPGTVGFVIPDRYHLVYLEFARAANALGLHEGTGSRISMTSTAAGFAYTAALDTDVGDALIAEMEREIPGNAGLLKSRMETNRRHLREHGYVVGCGTWSPHINGCAVPVWSPQYQTFVVVTIGLLSAMFDEKRLHGEVAPLMLELGVAIGSLLEGTEGDIFANRMERKPLPVPAHNNKIIKTEDTNELEAGARRARSARSVRARDGRR; via the coding sequence ATGGGAAGACGCTCGGAACGGCTTAGCAAGCAGGGAATGCTCGCCAGCGATCTCGCAGGCGAGGGTGATGTGATCCAGGTGGTGTCGCGGGCGTTCGACGTCCTGCGCTGCTTCGAGGGTCATGAAGCGCGACTGGGCAATCTGGAAATTTCCAGCCGCTGCGGTCTGCCGCGCTCGACCGTATCGCGGCTCACGCACACGCTGACGCGGATGGGCCAGCTGGTTTATCTGCCGCGCGACCAGAAATACCGTATCGGTCCAAGCGCGGTGGCGATGAGCACCTCGATGATGAAGGGGTTGCAGCTTCGCAATCTTATCCGGCTGCGGTTGCAGGACGTCGCCGATCAATTGCCGGGTACCGTCGGCTTCGTGATTCCGGATCGCTATCATCTGGTCTATCTCGAATTCGCGCGTGCAGCGAATGCGCTCGGTCTGCATGAAGGCACCGGCAGCCGCATCTCGATGACGAGCACCGCGGCCGGCTTTGCCTACACCGCCGCGCTCGATACTGACGTCGGCGACGCCTTGATCGCCGAAATGGAGCGCGAGATTCCGGGAAATGCGGGGCTCTTGAAGTCGCGCATGGAAACCAACCGCCGCCATTTGCGCGAACATGGCTATGTCGTCGGCTGCGGCACCTGGAGCCCGCATATCAACGGTTGCGCGGTGCCGGTGTGGTCGCCGCAATATCAAACCTTCGTCGTCGTGACGATCGGGCTGCTGTCCGCGATGTTTGATGAGAAGCGGCTGCACGGGGAAGTGGCGCCGCTGATGCTCGAACTCGGCGTTGCGATCGGCAGCCTGCTCGAAGGCACCGAGGGCGATATCTTCGCAAACCGCATGGAAAGAAAGCCGCTTCCGGTACCGGCTCATAATAACAAGATCATCAAGACGGAGGATACGAATGAATTGGAAGCCGGAGCTCGACGAGCTCGCTCGGCGCGAAGCGTTCGCGCGCGAGATGGGAGGCGTTGA